In the genome of Halapricum salinum, one region contains:
- the lysA gene encoding diaminopimelate decarboxylase, with product MTTEDPPPIRRLADWDPAQLRDLAAEYDTPLYVLDQGRVRENVANLQTAFHDEHVSYAVKANTVRRTLETVEDAGLDAECASAGEVQRAVDAGFSTVRYTAVNPPSEDLDHVVALHEAHPEIDLVVTIGAVDTLDALVERDYAGPLAIRVNPGVGAGHHAKVTTGDAPKFGVPYDRVPDLADEIVERGYDLVGLHAHAGSGIHGEDDLAAHRELVARMGDLARDLDHDLDFLNVGGGLGVPYHPEQDPLDLDAVAEATRDAAGDLDAQLGIEPGRYVVADAGVLLTTVNTVKPTPETTVVGVDAGMTTLLRPAMYDAYHEIRSLADDADDRDEVTAMVAGPICETADVLGRDRRLPRPECRDVFAIGNAGAYGYEMASTYNSRPRPAVVSLDGTGETSVAVERETLSDLTRLEGQQ from the coding sequence ATGACAACCGAGGACCCGCCGCCGATCCGCCGCCTCGCAGACTGGGACCCAGCTCAGTTACGCGACCTCGCCGCCGAATACGACACCCCCCTGTACGTCCTCGACCAGGGGCGCGTCCGGGAGAACGTCGCCAATCTCCAGACCGCCTTCCACGACGAACACGTCAGCTACGCCGTCAAGGCCAACACCGTCCGACGGACCCTCGAAACCGTCGAAGACGCGGGCCTCGACGCCGAGTGCGCTTCCGCCGGCGAGGTCCAGCGAGCGGTCGACGCCGGATTCTCGACTGTGCGCTACACCGCCGTCAATCCCCCGAGCGAGGACCTCGATCACGTCGTCGCGCTTCACGAGGCCCATCCCGAAATCGACCTCGTGGTCACCATCGGCGCGGTCGACACGCTCGACGCCCTGGTCGAGCGCGACTACGCCGGCCCGCTCGCGATCCGCGTGAACCCGGGCGTCGGTGCAGGCCACCACGCGAAGGTCACGACCGGCGACGCGCCGAAGTTCGGCGTCCCCTACGACCGCGTCCCGGACCTCGCCGACGAGATCGTCGAGCGCGGCTACGACCTCGTGGGGTTGCATGCCCACGCCGGCAGCGGTATCCACGGCGAGGACGACCTCGCGGCTCACCGCGAACTCGTCGCGCGGATGGGCGACCTCGCCCGGGACCTCGATCACGACCTGGACTTTCTGAACGTCGGCGGTGGTCTCGGTGTGCCCTACCACCCCGAACAAGACCCGCTCGACCTCGACGCGGTCGCCGAAGCGACACGCGACGCGGCGGGCGATCTCGACGCTCAGTTGGGAATCGAACCCGGCCGCTACGTCGTCGCTGACGCGGGCGTCCTCCTGACGACGGTCAATACGGTCAAGCCCACGCCCGAGACCACTGTCGTCGGCGTCGACGCCGGGATGACGACCCTGTTGCGCCCGGCGATGTACGACGCCTACCACGAGATTCGCTCGCTCGCCGACGACGCGGACGACCGCGACGAGGTCACGGCGATGGTCGCCGGCCCGATCTGTGAGACGGCAGACGTCCTCGGCCGGGACCGCCGGCTTCCCCGCCCCGAATGCAGGGACGTGTTCGCGATCGGAAACGCCGGCGCGTACGGCTACGAGATGGCGAGCACGTACAACTCCCGACCCCGTCCGGCAGTCGTTTCCCTCGATGGCACAGGTGAGACGAGCGTCGCGGTCGAACGCGAAACCCTTTCGGACCTGACCCGACTAGAGGGACAGCAATGA
- a CDS encoding 2,3,4,5-tetrahydropyridine-2,6-dicarboxylate N-succinyltransferase, whose translation MSLESDVADLWQRYDDGLTAADTDQDDRAVLERFLEALEAGEIRAAEPDGEDWVVNEWVKQGILLNFGLRETEAREYGGVTYHDVLPLRATGDLGHRGTRNTPDGTVIRRGAYVGSDAIMMSPSFVNIGAHVGDGTLVDSCDTVGSCAQIGANVKLGANTLIGGVLEPVEDDPVIVEDNVSLGAGCRVTSGFRVGENSIVGENTLLTPRIPVYDLVEEEVIFGELPADRRAFTRFVESSVGEHDLFDGGAFKPAVVATHVEEETLEASEKEDILRDN comes from the coding sequence ATGAGTCTCGAATCCGACGTTGCGGACCTGTGGCAGCGCTACGACGACGGTCTGACCGCCGCCGACACCGACCAGGACGACCGCGCAGTCCTCGAACGCTTCCTCGAAGCCCTGGAGGCCGGCGAGATCCGCGCGGCCGAACCCGACGGCGAGGACTGGGTCGTCAACGAGTGGGTCAAGCAGGGAATCCTCCTCAATTTCGGCCTGCGCGAGACCGAGGCCCGCGAGTACGGCGGCGTCACCTACCACGACGTGCTCCCGTTGCGCGCGACCGGGGATTTGGGCCATCGCGGGACCCGAAATACACCTGATGGGACCGTCATTCGTCGCGGTGCCTACGTGGGCAGCGACGCCATCATGATGAGTCCTTCCTTCGTCAACATCGGTGCGCACGTCGGCGACGGGACGCTTGTGGATTCGTGTGACACTGTCGGTTCGTGTGCCCAGATCGGCGCAAACGTCAAACTCGGCGCAAACACGCTGATCGGCGGCGTCCTCGAACCCGTCGAGGACGACCCCGTCATCGTCGAGGACAACGTCTCGCTGGGCGCCGGCTGTCGCGTGACCAGTGGGTTCCGCGTGGGAGAGAATTCGATCGTGGGTGAGAACACGCTGCTGACGCCGCGAATTCCGGTCTACGATCTGGTCGAGGAGGAAGTCATCTTCGGCGAGCTGCCTGCTGACCGGCGTGCCTTCACTCGTTTCGTCGAGTCCTCGGTGGGCGAGCACGACCTCTTTGATGGTGGCGCGTTCAAGCCTGCCGTCGTGGCGACTCACGTCGAAGAGGAGACGCTGGAGGCCTCGGAGAAAGAGGATATTCTGCGAGATAATTAA
- the dapB gene encoding 4-hydroxy-tetrahydrodipicolinate reductase — protein sequence MIRLGVTGAAGRMGEAVIETAAGREDVEVAFGIDAADVEDVQGVPVYKPAAFADLLDSHEPDAVIDFTVPDAAIEFATDCADAGVPLVTGTTGHDDLQFETVAAASEQIPVLKATNFARGIQALLRTVSAAVEALPGYDIEVTETHHNGKRDAPSGTANTILEEIEDARGEDFEEVYGREGLQPREAGEVGVHVRRAGDIRGEHEIMLAGNDEAVTLTHRAEDRGVFAAGAIDAAVWLSDQDPGWYEFADVIDS from the coding sequence ATGATCCGCCTCGGTGTGACTGGCGCGGCCGGCCGGATGGGCGAGGCCGTCATCGAGACCGCGGCAGGGCGCGAGGACGTCGAGGTTGCGTTCGGCATCGACGCCGCGGACGTCGAGGACGTGCAGGGCGTCCCGGTGTACAAGCCGGCCGCGTTCGCGGACCTGCTCGATAGTCACGAACCCGACGCCGTGATCGATTTTACTGTTCCCGACGCAGCCATCGAGTTCGCGACCGATTGTGCGGACGCTGGCGTCCCGCTGGTGACCGGGACTACTGGTCACGACGACCTCCAGTTCGAGACCGTCGCCGCGGCCAGCGAGCAGATCCCCGTGCTGAAGGCGACGAACTTCGCCCGCGGGATCCAGGCGCTCCTCCGGACGGTCTCTGCGGCCGTCGAAGCGTTGCCGGGCTACGACATCGAAGTGACCGAGACCCATCACAACGGGAAGCGTGACGCCCCGAGCGGGACCGCCAACACGATTCTCGAGGAGATCGAAGACGCCCGCGGCGAGGACTTCGAGGAAGTGTACGGTCGCGAGGGGCTCCAGCCCCGCGAGGCCGGCGAGGTGGGCGTCCACGTCCGGCGGGCGGGTGATATCCGCGGCGAGCACGAGATCATGCTCGCCGGCAACGACGAAGCCGTGACGCTCACCCACCGCGCGGAGGACCGGGGCGTCTTCGCGGCGGGAGCGATCGACGCTGCAGTCTGGCTCTCTGATCAGGACCCTGGGTGGTACGAGTTCGCCGACGTGATCGACAGCTGA
- the dapA gene encoding 4-hydroxy-tetrahydrodipicolinate synthase: MTTHLFEGVYPAMVTPFETDGSIDFEQLRTDAQRLESAGVDGLVPVGSTGESATLTHDEHVEVVEAVIDAVDDVPVIAGTGSNNTREALELSQRAADAGADALLLISPYYNKPEQQGLLEHYRTIADEVDCPQIVYNVPSRTGRNIDPDTAVELASHPNIAGFKAASGDVGQISEIIERTQDEAFAVLSGDDGMTLPLLSIGADGCISVVANVEPERTCAMVGAALSGDYQFARRLHHELGPLTRLLFVETNPIPIKEAMAVRGHGRPSVRSPLTRLSEEHRDALQAELARLAEEDLEDEYAEVER; this comes from the coding sequence ATGACGACACATCTCTTCGAGGGCGTCTACCCCGCGATGGTGACGCCCTTCGAGACCGACGGCAGCATCGACTTCGAACAACTCCGAACGGACGCCCAGCGCCTCGAATCCGCTGGCGTCGACGGGCTCGTCCCCGTCGGCTCGACCGGTGAGTCGGCGACGCTCACCCACGACGAACACGTCGAGGTCGTCGAAGCGGTCATCGACGCCGTCGACGACGTGCCCGTGATCGCTGGGACTGGCTCGAACAACACCCGCGAAGCCCTGGAACTCTCCCAGCGCGCCGCGGACGCGGGCGCTGACGCGCTCCTGCTGATCTCGCCGTACTACAACAAGCCCGAACAGCAGGGCCTCCTCGAGCACTACCGGACGATCGCCGACGAGGTCGACTGCCCGCAGATCGTCTACAACGTCCCCTCGCGTACGGGCCGGAACATCGATCCGGACACCGCCGTCGAACTCGCGAGCCATCCCAACATCGCGGGCTTCAAGGCTGCCAGCGGCGACGTCGGCCAGATCAGCGAGATCATCGAGCGAACGCAGGACGAGGCCTTTGCGGTGCTGTCGGGCGACGACGGGATGACTCTCCCCTTACTTTCGATCGGTGCGGACGGCTGTATCTCCGTGGTCGCCAACGTCGAACCCGAACGGACCTGTGCGATGGTCGGGGCAGCGCTATCTGGCGATTACCAGTTCGCGCGCCGGCTTCACCACGAACTCGGGCCACTGACCCGCCTCCTCTTCGTGGAGACCAATCCCATCCCCATCAAGGAAGCCATGGCCGTCCGCGGTCACGGCCGACCCTCCGTGCGCTCGCCGCTGACCCGACTCTCCGAGGAGCATCGGGACGCCCTGCAGGCCGAACTGGCTCGCCTGGCCGAGGAAGATCTGGAAGACGAGTACGCGGAGGTCGAGCGATGA
- the rnhB gene encoding ribonuclease HII: MRFGVDEAGKGPVLGSMFAAAVLADPDDLPEDVGDSKGIAPDRRQLMADEIRAVAERVAVAEIPVWEIDDEKTDMNTLTVEAHARALSRICVDGRTVRKNGSDELSGFVDAGDTNAVRFGQRLRDRIDADLDLRAEHEADENHRIVGAASVIAKVARDAHVDALSAKYGPVGSGYPSDPTTREFLQAYVETYDELPDCARESWQTSKDALAAAAQASLDAFE, translated from the coding sequence ATGCGTTTCGGCGTCGACGAGGCCGGCAAGGGACCCGTGCTTGGGTCGATGTTCGCAGCGGCGGTGCTAGCCGACCCCGACGACCTGCCCGAGGACGTGGGCGACTCGAAAGGAATCGCCCCCGATCGCCGCCAGCTCATGGCCGACGAGATCCGCGCGGTCGCCGAACGGGTCGCCGTCGCCGAGATCCCGGTGTGGGAGATCGACGACGAGAAGACCGACATGAACACCCTCACCGTCGAAGCTCACGCTCGCGCGCTCTCGCGGATCTGTGTGGACGGGCGAACTGTCCGAAAAAACGGTAGCGACGAGCTCTCTGGGTTCGTCGACGCCGGCGACACGAACGCCGTCCGCTTCGGCCAGCGCCTCCGCGATCGGATCGACGCCGACCTCGACCTCCGGGCGGAACACGAGGCCGACGAGAACCACCGGATCGTCGGTGCGGCAAGCGTCATCGCCAAAGTGGCCCGCGACGCCCACGTCGACGCTCTCAGCGCGAAGTACGGCCCAGTCGGCAGCGGCTACCCCTCCGATCCAACGACGCGCGAATTCTTACAGGCGTACGTGGAGACGTACGACGAACTTCCGGATTGCGCCCGAGAGTCCTGGCAGACCAGCAAAGACGCACTGGCTGCGGCGGCTCAGGCCAGTCTGGACGCGTTCGAGTAG
- a CDS encoding preprotein translocase subunit SecD family protein: MGAIRENWRIAALVVIVLASTFALFGPIGTGTTVQTELVTLSEDENTVSVSESTFFLENTTLETTNESTNEIVASDAEIEIDGDVSNVTDTSAVVTNGTIDVTGGSVVSPKNTSAITATNNSIAVSGEATLRTDNSSVELSVERQQDGGLTNLQYGLDLSGGTRIRAPITGLHVTDLDIGDQPQLASNLSDDLGVDEIDVQVRPRDGVVEVYDGDVGKSEFASALQSAGVDVQASDVQAGVTGQTRETVVNTLQGRIDQTGLSGGSVTTAGDGLVVVEVPNTRPEQVREIVTDRGVVRIVAEVREGGANTTTNTTVITGEDIAGTDPISQEGSEWRTPVTLTESGAEKFQNRMNGVGFTTGNGPANCDRSGGQGSSRPGSYCLLTTLNGEIVSSNSLAPEFGTSLNDGTWAEGTRDFFMTSQTSEQAQDIKLSLDVGSLPTTLNLSQGAQYDLSYIEPSYAQNFKPLSLATGLLAWFAVAGMIFWRYREIRVALPMLFTAIAEVYILLGFAAISGLALDLSHIAGLIAVIGTGVDDLVIMADEILQEGDVATGRVFQSRFRKAFWVIGAAAATTIIAMSPLTILSVGDLFGFAVITIVGVLVGVLITRPAYGDILRNLVLSKDQR; the protein is encoded by the coding sequence ATGGGAGCCATCCGCGAGAACTGGCGGATCGCCGCGCTGGTCGTCATCGTCCTGGCGAGTACGTTCGCGCTGTTCGGTCCGATCGGCACCGGGACGACGGTTCAGACGGAACTCGTCACCCTCTCCGAGGACGAGAACACGGTTTCCGTCAGCGAGAGCACGTTCTTCCTCGAGAACACCACGCTGGAGACGACCAACGAGTCGACGAACGAGATCGTCGCCAGTGACGCCGAGATCGAGATCGACGGTGACGTGTCGAACGTGACCGACACCTCGGCGGTCGTCACGAACGGGACGATCGACGTCACCGGCGGTTCGGTCGTCAGCCCGAAGAACACCTCGGCGATCACCGCCACGAACAACTCGATCGCCGTCTCCGGGGAGGCGACGCTTCGCACCGACAATTCGAGCGTCGAACTCTCGGTCGAGCGCCAGCAGGATGGCGGACTGACGAACCTCCAGTACGGACTGGATCTCTCCGGCGGGACGCGCATCCGTGCTCCCATCACGGGGCTGCACGTCACGGATCTCGATATCGGCGACCAGCCCCAACTCGCCAGTAATCTGTCCGACGATCTGGGCGTCGACGAGATCGACGTGCAGGTACGGCCCCGCGATGGCGTCGTCGAGGTCTACGACGGCGACGTCGGCAAGTCCGAGTTTGCGAGCGCGCTCCAGTCGGCCGGAGTAGACGTCCAGGCCAGCGACGTCCAGGCTGGCGTGACGGGCCAGACGCGCGAAACAGTCGTGAACACCCTGCAGGGCCGGATCGACCAGACCGGACTCTCCGGCGGGTCGGTGACGACGGCCGGCGACGGGCTCGTCGTCGTCGAGGTCCCGAACACGCGGCCCGAGCAGGTCCGCGAGATCGTCACCGACCGCGGCGTCGTTCGGATCGTCGCCGAGGTCCGGGAGGGTGGCGCCAATACGACGACGAACACGACGGTCATTACCGGTGAAGATATTGCGGGTACGGACCCGATCAGCCAAGAGGGGAGTGAATGGCGGACGCCCGTCACGCTCACCGAAAGCGGCGCAGAGAAGTTCCAGAACCGAATGAACGGGGTCGGGTTCACGACCGGAAACGGCCCGGCGAACTGTGACAGGAGCGGCGGCCAGGGTTCGTCCCGACCAGGCAGTTACTGCCTCCTCACGACGCTCAACGGGGAGATCGTGAGTTCGAACTCGCTCGCCCCTGAATTCGGCACCTCGCTGAACGACGGCACGTGGGCCGAGGGCACGCGGGACTTCTTTATGACGTCCCAGACCAGCGAGCAAGCCCAGGACATCAAGCTCAGCCTGGACGTCGGGTCGCTGCCGACGACGCTGAACCTCAGCCAAGGCGCGCAGTACGACCTCTCGTACATCGAGCCGAGCTACGCCCAGAACTTCAAGCCGCTGTCGCTCGCGACGGGGCTGCTCGCGTGGTTCGCCGTCGCCGGGATGATCTTCTGGCGGTACAGGGAGATCCGCGTCGCCCTCCCGATGTTGTTCACCGCGATCGCGGAGGTCTACATCCTGCTCGGGTTCGCCGCCATCTCCGGGCTGGCGCTCGACCTCTCGCACATCGCCGGGTTGATCGCCGTGATCGGGACGGGGGTGGACGACCTGGTCATCATGGCCGACGAGATCCTCCAGGAGGGTGACGTCGCCACCGGCCGGGTCTTCCAGAGTCGCTTCCGCAAGGCGTTCTGGGTGATCGGTGCGGCCGCCGCGACGACGATCATCGCGATGAGCCCGCTGACGATCCTCTCTGTCGGCGACCTCTTCGGGTTCGCCGTCATCACCATCGTCGGTGTGTTGGTCGGGGTGCTCATCACCCGCCCGGCCTACGGTGACATCCTGCGCAACCTCGTGTTGAGCAAGGACCAGCGGTAA
- the secF gene encoding protein translocase subunit SecF, translating to MVEFEVPEIDYDRYSNRQLAIPPLIVLGVSLLLISVYLFLNGTPAPLGFDFTGGTEIRLADASSRTAVQEAFGQGVDVEIESIRQTGTGDYIVTFLTQNSGELQAIRDAAGSAGFDIQSETTRSPAFGSTNTQNALFGLAVAFVGMSALIFVLFRSFVPSIAVVISAFSDIMIPIGVVNLLALTGLIEIKMTLGTVAALLMLIGYSVDSDILLNNHILRRRGSFYESTYRAMQTGVTMTLTSIVAMITMTLVALFFAIDLLPDIGLILVLGLAADLMNTYMLNLSLLRWYKFEGVAR from the coding sequence ATGGTCGAGTTCGAGGTACCGGAGATCGATTACGACCGGTACTCAAATCGTCAGCTCGCGATACCCCCCCTGATAGTCCTGGGGGTTTCGTTGCTGCTGATCAGTGTTTACCTATTCCTCAACGGGACGCCCGCGCCGCTCGGGTTCGATTTCACCGGCGGCACCGAAATACGACTCGCGGACGCCTCCAGCCGGACAGCCGTCCAGGAGGCGTTCGGTCAGGGAGTCGACGTGGAGATCGAATCAATTCGACAGACCGGGACTGGCGATTACATCGTCACGTTCCTGACGCAGAACTCCGGGGAGCTCCAGGCGATCCGGGACGCCGCCGGGTCGGCCGGGTTCGACATTCAGTCCGAGACGACGCGCTCGCCCGCGTTCGGCAGTACGAACACCCAGAACGCGCTGTTCGGCCTCGCGGTCGCGTTCGTCGGGATGAGCGCGCTCATCTTCGTGCTCTTCCGATCGTTCGTGCCGTCGATCGCGGTCGTCATCTCGGCGTTCTCGGACATCATGATCCCGATCGGGGTCGTCAATCTCCTGGCGCTGACTGGGCTGATCGAGATCAAGATGACCCTCGGGACGGTCGCAGCGCTGCTGATGTTGATCGGGTACTCCGTCGACTCGGACATCCTGCTCAACAACCACATCCTGCGACGCCGAGGGAGTTTCTACGAGTCGACCTACCGGGCGATGCAGACCGGTGTGACGATGACGCTCACGTCGATCGTCGCGATGATCACGATGACGCTCGTCGCGCTCTTTTTCGCGATCGACCTGCTGCCCGACATCGGATTGATCCTGGTGCTCGGGCTGGCCGCTGACCTGATGAACACCTACATGCTCAACTTGAGTCTGCTTCGCTGGTACAAGTTCGAGGGGGTGGCTCGATAA